The following DNA comes from Heliangelus exortis chromosome 2, bHelExo1.hap1, whole genome shotgun sequence.
CCCACCACCGCGCATCCGCGCAGGGAAGCCCCGCCCACCGCGCTCCCTCCTGCCTGAGAGTTGCGCATGCGCATTGCCCGCAGCATAGCAGGGGTGGGGCAAGGACGGCGCACAGCGCATGCGCATGGcgccaggaggggctggggccCGCCCCCGCGCATGCGCAGTAGCCGCCGGTAGGCGCCTTccggccgccgccgctcccACCCCGCCCTTTCTGCTCGCGGGCGGCCATCATGGTACGTGTAGGGGCACCGGGCCTCTGCCGCCGGCCGGGGCACCCGTGGGGATCCCCGCGTCCCCCCGCCGCCctgcttctcccctcctctttgTGTCTCCCTGCCCCTGTCTCGGCCGTGGCGGCGGCGAGGGGGAGGCGGCTGGGTGGCGAGGAGAAGGCCGGGAGCGGGCCCCGCATGCGGCCGTGGGGCGGGTGTGGGTTGGGTCGCGTCGGGCAGGCCCTGTTCTGGCGGCAGCGCCGGGCACGGTCCGAGCTGGCCTGGCTGCCCCTGGTTCTCGATCCTCCGCGGGGCTCTGCGCTTCGCCTCGGTGCCTCTTCACCCACCAGCGGCATCGATGCAGGGGCAGGGCCGGGGAAGAGCGATTTGAGGGCGTTATTGGGGCCCTGGGCTCAAAGGAAGGGGTTCTGTGCATTGCCAAAGCTTCGGAGCTTGTTCCTAAGGCGGTGAGAGCCTGGCCTTAGGTCAATTCTCGCCTAACTCATGGCTATCTTTACAACTCCCAGGTGTTCAAACGCTTTGTCGAGATTGGCAGAGTTGCCTTCATTTCCTTCGGGCCACATGCTGGCAAGCTGGTGGCCATTGTGGATGTTATTGACCAAAATAGGGTAAGCTGTGATGAGTGCTGtgcctttattttctcttttttgcctTGGTAGAAGCTTGTACACAAAGAGCTCATCGGTTTTCAAGGAGGTTTTCTGGGGACAGATTTGCAGAAAGGTGGGGTTTCCCAGCTGGTGCATTTGAAACTTCCAAGAGCAAGCTTTTTTCACTGGCAAGTGACAGTGTGCTCTATGCTGTGTttcccaggaggaaaagcagacaaGTGATGTCACCTGGAGTTTAAAATTTACACGTGGGATGACATTAATGTATGTTTAAAGCAGTGGTTTGAAATGCTTGGCCTAGGGAACTCTTGCTTAGTgttcatggagaaaaaaaataaggttatGTCATCTTAGTTCTGTCAAATTTTCTCAAAGTTGTGtggttgtggtttggttttttgatttttttccaaagacaaaCCTTTACAACACTTTATATCTTGGGCTTATGCAGAAGTCTCAGGTTATGTTCCCATATTTCACTTTTGTACCATTTTTGTCTAAGATACTGTTCACGTTATTAGGAAGCCGCTGTCTAAATCAAGTATGGTGAGGAAAACTGTAACAAAGCCCccacatttgttttctgttttcaggcACTAGTTGATGGCCCCTGCAGTGGTGTCAGAAGGCAGGCTATGCCCTTCAAGTGCATGCAGCTGACTGACTTTGTTATCAAGTTCCCACACAGGTGAGTTGttggcatttttaaatttttttttccttttagcctGTGTAAAAACATGCTGTCACTTCATTGAACTGTGATCTGATGCCTGCTTAATCTAGAAAGTTCATACAGCATTAAGTCAATGAAATAACATGTGTGGACAGTAAAAATTTGGCTGATGCTGCTATCATGTTTGAATAAATTTAAGTTTTCATTACCTGTCCTGGCTGATAAGTGCTGTTCAGGAGCAAAGGAAATAGCACTTTGGCCTAAGCAACTTGCAGATAGTTGAGGGCTGGGTGGTGTAGGGGAAGCAGTTGCAGTAAATATTatgcagctttgcttttgctggTGCTTAGGTCACCTTCAGACATGAAATATGTTCTCTCTCTATGGAACTGCACAGGAGATGCAGGAGGCTGAGCTCATTTAGCTGAGTCACTGTAATatagaacagaaaaatgctgcttttctgattCTGAAGCAGTGCTAGGAATAGTGTGTCTCTTGGAGCTGCTCCTTTGTCAGTCCTAGCAAAGCATTTACCAACCAAGCATTAATTAGGCTGCAGGAGTGTATTGATTAAAACTGAAATGTCTTGTGTAGAATTATGATCTTTCGTTGTATGAAATTTGATGGGCCAACatcagagagaatttttttttttttttaaataaagactgTGAATATGTTTTTATGACTCTAATGCAGTGCTCGTCGGAAGTGTGTGCGACTTGcctggcagaaggaaaaaataaatgaaaaatgggCAGCAACAAGGTGGGCAAAGAAGATTAAAGCCCGAGAAAAGGTACAGTTTTCCCCAGGATAAATAATAAAcattgtgctgcttctgcttaCTTAAGTTAGGTGAAATCTAAACTGTGTTTTCAATTGCGGGATAAGATTAAAAATAGACAAGGcataagtttttaaaagttgcCATTTATCAGCTTCAACTTCTTGTGTTTGAACAGTAAATGTGGTTTTGGTCAGTTGTTTCTACCACTACCTTTTTCCTGCACCATCACTTCCTACCAAAGGCTTTAAACAGTGAACTTGTTCTAGATGTGCAGCTAAACTTAATTTGCAGATCAGAATTACTTGTGCACGTATTATAGAATCTTGCAAATACTGAGTTTCACTGCttacatgtgtatatatatatatatatatatcagagCTTCAtgactgactttttttcttttttctaacaGAAAGCCAAAATGACTGATTTTGATCGCTACAAGGTTATGAAAGCAAAGAGAATGGTAAGTGTTTGAAAATCACTTGTTCATGGGGCTGGTGCTTGTAGCTTTCACTTCAGAGTCAGAGATGTTAATAACTTTACTTTTATAGTTGGCTTGGGTTATGGAGTGACACAGAGTGTGTAAATGCATTGAATTTTTCATGCTGCTTTGGCCCccactttttcttctgtagctgATTGAACTTGAGCCCACGTGAACTGTGTGCCAGTCCTCCCAGTTAACAGCTGAGGATGTTGGTCCACTTGATAGATCAGAACAGTTCTAGGGGGAATTTGGCATTTTAAACGTAATACGTGGTAAATCTTTCTACTATATAGTATAAATATAATTGATTAGCAGAGGGTGATTACAAAAGGCATAATTGAAGGCATAATATTTGAGCAGTTGCTGTTTCCATGCTGACGAGTAgtcaacattttccttttttacagaGAAATAGAATCATCAAGCATGAAATGAAGAAACTGCAGAAGATGGCCTCCAAAAAAGGCAAGAAGCCAGAGAAGTCTGAGAAACCAGGGAAGGCTCCTAAGCCAGGGAAGGCTCCTAAGCCAGGGAAGGCTCCTAAGTCGGAGAAGGCTCCTAAGTCGGAGAAGGCACCCAAGTTGGAGAAGGCGCCAAAGGCACAGAAGGCGCAGAAATAAAGTTAACTTTCAGTTATGCTTGACTTGGTGTCCTTGTTCTGATTgtttaaaattaacaaatgGTTAAACATCTGATTTAAATTGAAATCAGAAGTTCACTTCTGCTTCTCACCAAGAGTTGTTGTCTGTCTCCTTTATTAATGTCTCAGGTGTTGGGTTCTGGTGTTTCCCTGGAACATGCAGAAGGGTTTTTGTCACACTCCATGAAGTCGACCATACAGGCAGTGCTTGGTAATCTGTGCCCAATGCCAGTGACATTTGCATACCCAGTTATTTGAAGTGGGTCGGATCCTGGCAGTTTGAAACAGTCTGGTACTGAAATGGTTAGGAATGACAGAATTTACCTGTAGTCTTGGGTGTGAAAGGTGAGAAAGAACCTGTTAATGCCACTTTCTACTTGTAAATTATGGCACAAAGTGGAAGGATGTATTCTGGTTAGAATGTAAGTATGTTGGAgtttaaaaaacttaaaaattactCTCTGAAGCACTCTGCATTTTTTAGAAGACTTCCACTATTCAACCTCTAAGAAGCAACCTGGAATACTTCCATACTTCTGATATATAGCACCGCAGTTATGATAATGAGAGATTAATTAGTAAGATGGAAACTGGTGACTTGTGTTTAAACATGCTTGCTATTCAGAATGTTTACATTTAAGATCTTATGTCAAGACCTGAGCCTAATTCTGCAGTTCCTTGAGCTGTGTGACATATAATTCCCACTCTTTGATCAAAACTGTTAAGAGGGGACATGACCTAAAAAGGTTGTGATTCTCAAGTCCTTAACTTGGTCTTTGCACTCTGAGATTATGTTTACGTATCTCTTGTCAGCATCCCTCTTTTCCTGTGTAGTTTGTTGCCAGGGGTACCTTCATACTGAAGAAGTTAAAGTCAGGTCTAATGTAATTGAAAAGCAACTTACTTTTTAGTCAAATATAAAATAGAGTAGGGAGAACACGTTTTTAAAAGTGAAGGTTGTAAGACCTCTAGATAGTCAAGTGTATATTCAAATATAAAACTGTCCAGTGCCTTGATAAGGGTGTGCTTTTCCAAATACATGATTTTAAGATGGTTAGCATTGCTTAGTTCAGCCAGAATTGGGCTTTCTGAATGCCCACTGAGAACTGCACAATGTTGTCTTGGGCTATTTTATACACTTGGAAATTGAGTTAAAGCACATGGTTTATACAAATTGATAAAAcaactaatgaaaaaaatcaaattatgcAAATTGGGATTAAAGCCCATGTTCAAGCACTGGGAGATCCTAATTTTAAATTGGATTTTAAGGTGATTAAACCCGCCTACTCTGCAGCA
Coding sequences within:
- the RPL14 gene encoding large ribosomal subunit protein eL14, yielding MVFKRFVEIGRVAFISFGPHAGKLVAIVDVIDQNRALVDGPCSGVRRQAMPFKCMQLTDFVIKFPHSARRKCVRLAWQKEKINEKWAATRWAKKIKAREKKAKMTDFDRYKVMKAKRMRNRIIKHEMKKLQKMASKKGKKPEKSEKPGKAPKPGKAPKPGKAPKSEKAPKSEKAPKLEKAPKAQKAQK